A stretch of the Lolium perenne isolate Kyuss_39 chromosome 3, Kyuss_2.0, whole genome shotgun sequence genome encodes the following:
- the LOC127344460 gene encoding aldo-keto reductase family 4 member C10, protein MARHFVLNTGAKMPSVGLGTWQSDPGVVGEAVYAAVKAGYRHIDCARIYDNEKEVGLALKKLFEEGVVKRGDLFITSKLWCDHHAPDDVPVALDESLNDLQLEYLDLYLIHSPFSVKKGSSIGNPENYVTLNIPATWAAMEKLHDAGKARAIGVSNFASKKLGDLLAVARIPPAVDQVECHPVWQQTKLHSFCQSTGVHLSAYSPLGSPGSTWSNGNVLKEPVVISIAERLGKTPAQVALRWNIQMGHSVLPKSVSEERIKQNLDVYDWSIPDDLLAKFSEIKQTRLQMGKFIVNKDSVYKTLEELWDGEI, encoded by the exons ATGGCGAGGCACTTCGTGCTCAACACCGGCGCCAAGATGCCCTCGGTGGGGCTCGGGACCTGGCAGTCCGATCCAGGCGTCGTCGGCGAGGCCGTCTACGCCGCAGTCAAG GCGGGGTACCGGCATATCGATTGCGCCAGAATCTACGACAACGAAAAGGAG GTGGGTTTGGCTTTGAAGAAGCTGTTTGAAGAGGGTGTAgtcaagcgtggagatctgtttatCACCTCCAAGCTATG GTGCGATCATCATGCCCCAGATGATGTGCCAGTGGCACTTGATGAGTCCCTGAATGACCTGCAGCTTGAGTACTTGGATCTTTACCTT ATACATTCTCCATTTAGCGTCAAGAAGGGATCCAGTATTGGCAACCCTGAAAACTATGTAACACTTAACATCCCAGCTACATGGGCAGCAATGGAGAAGCTACATGATGCTGGCAAAGCTCGTGCAATTGGTGTCAGTAACTTCGCATCCAAGAAACTGGGTGACTTGCTTGCTGTTGCTCGCATACCTCCAGCTGTTGACCAGGTGGAGTGCCATCCTGTTTGGCAACAAACTAAACTCCATAGCTTCTGCCAATCGACTGGTGTTCACCTCTCT GCATACTCGCCACTAGGTTCACCTGGTTCAACATGGAGTAATGGTAATGTCCTTAAAGAACCTGTTGTCATCTCAATCGCAGAGAGGCTTGGCAAAACTCCTGCACAAGTAGCGCTGCGCTGGAACATTCAGATGGGTCACAGTGTACTCCCAAAGAGCGTGAGTGAAGAACGTATAAAGCAGAACCTTGATGTTTATGACTGGTCAATTCCAGACGACTTGCTTGCGAAGTTCTCTGAGATTAAGCAG ACTAGACTGCAAATGGGCAAGTTCATCGTGAACAAAGACAGCGTCTACAAGACCCTCGAGGAGCTTTGGGACGGGGAAATTTAG